In Leptotrichia trevisanii DSM 22070, one genomic interval encodes:
- a CDS encoding CPBP family intramembrane glutamic endopeptidase, giving the protein MEKNINKSKMEELGLLILNTACYSALIITSVIILLTVLSSLLSKKIILADYSKQSFEVNELLKFLVFYPIGEELLLRGLILQFLKKKTKYANLIQAIIFGILHLNPIKFIYTTISGIFFGNVRLRPNPIWWIILLHSTFNLVSIFLYKPFMIIVERIFHLQNIPIITLIIVFIPPLFIFDYTLKQLKNKFNYEKLYKA; this is encoded by the coding sequence ATGGAAAAAAATATTAATAAATCTAAAATGGAAGAATTGGGACTACTGATATTAAATACAGCCTGCTACTCAGCATTAATTATAACATCTGTAATAATTTTACTTACCGTTTTAAGTTCTTTGTTATCAAAAAAGATAATTCTTGCCGATTATTCAAAACAGTCTTTTGAAGTTAATGAACTGCTTAAATTTCTAGTATTTTACCCTATTGGGGAAGAGCTCTTATTGAGAGGACTAATACTTCAATTTTTAAAGAAAAAGACAAAATATGCCAATTTAATTCAGGCTATAATTTTTGGAATACTTCACCTGAATCCAATTAAATTTATATACACAACAATATCAGGTATCTTTTTCGGAAATGTACGGCTAAGACCCAATCCCATCTGGTGGATAATTTTATTACATTCGACATTCAATCTTGTTTCGATATTTCTATATAAGCCTTTTATGATTATAGTTGAAAGAATATTTCATCTTCAAAATATTCCAATAATAACATTAATTATCGTATTTATTCCACCTTTATTCATATTTGATTATACTCTTAAACAACTTAAAAATAAATTTAATTATGAAAAACTTTACAAAGCATAA
- a CDS encoding PepSY domain-containing protein codes for MKNNFLKKLLIVFFITVMGVPANGNSAKETKTVRVLNVDVKISIAQAKQLALDHSKVAKNTAKMTKIRLDKENKKFIYEIEFYTERKKYKYNIDANTGKVLSYSQKDRVSASTTIRDDGKIINTNGSDTEIRKTPKYIGIEKAKEIAVARITGAKKINVTNIQLDNEKGKMIYEGRIVYKNTEYKFDIDAITGEVIKWEVNEN; via the coding sequence ATGAAAAATAATTTTTTGAAAAAATTACTTATAGTATTTTTTATTACAGTAATGGGAGTTCCTGCAAATGGAAATTCAGCTAAAGAGACTAAAACAGTAAGAGTTCTGAATGTTGATGTAAAAATTTCGATTGCACAGGCAAAGCAGCTTGCGTTAGACCATTCAAAAGTGGCAAAAAATACTGCAAAAATGACTAAAATTCGTCTGGATAAGGAAAATAAGAAATTTATATATGAAATAGAATTTTATACAGAACGGAAAAAATATAAATATAACATTGATGCGAATACAGGAAAAGTTCTGAGTTACAGCCAAAAAGACCGAGTATCGGCTTCAACAACAATAAGAGATGATGGTAAAATCATTAATACAAATGGCAGTGATACAGAAATAAGAAAAACACCAAAATATATTGGAATTGAAAAAGCAAAAGAAATAGCAGTCGCACGGATTACTGGTGCGAAAAAAATTAATGTTACAAATATTCAACTGGATAATGAAAAAGGAAAAATGATTTATGAAGGAAGAATAGTATATAAAAATACAGAATACAAGTTCGACATTGATGCTATAACAGGTGAAGTAATAAAATGGGAAGTAAATGAAAATTAG
- a CDS encoding sensor histidine kinase, translating into MKMNKLSIKSKITFWYIGLMISLIVIFLITIIYISENLVRANAYKNLKSSVVSAFDEIEVYDGELTIDNDFIIFNNNVHLSVYDDETGFIYGDIPLDFEYDETFSDKNDVRIIKHKNKKWYIFDSKKNFSGYGIIHIRGIAPATEVENIIETIVLISLIVLPFFLLFSAISGYFITKKAFKPIEKIRGAVEKINEGNDLTQRINIGEGNDEIYTLANTFDTMFDRLQSSFEREAQFTSDVSHELRTPVSIIISECEYGLENLTSIENARNTISSVLDETKKMSKLISQLLTLSRMDRGNQKLNFDKINISEMAHLIADSQQHNADSKNIKIHSEIEEDIFIVGDETMIMRIFVNLISNAVNYGYENGNIWIKLSQDKNFAICKIIDDGIGIEKEDIPKIWGRFYQVESSRTTENIGLGLSMVKWIIEAHNGEIYVESEIGKGSSFVFKLKKEGK; encoded by the coding sequence ATGAAAATGAATAAACTTTCTATAAAGTCCAAAATAACTTTCTGGTATATCGGTCTTATGATAAGTCTTATAGTCATATTTCTTATAACAATAATTTATATTAGTGAAAATCTTGTACGGGCAAACGCTTATAAAAATTTGAAAAGTTCTGTAGTTTCGGCATTCGACGAAATTGAAGTTTATGATGGTGAACTTACTATTGACAATGATTTTATTATTTTTAATAATAATGTTCATTTGTCGGTTTATGATGATGAAACAGGATTTATTTATGGGGATATTCCATTGGATTTTGAATATGATGAAACTTTTTCCGATAAAAATGATGTAAGAATTATAAAACATAAAAATAAAAAATGGTATATTTTTGACAGCAAAAAGAATTTTTCAGGCTATGGCATTATTCATATTCGTGGAATTGCTCCTGCAACAGAAGTGGAAAATATTATTGAAACAATTGTTTTAATTTCTCTGATTGTATTACCATTTTTCTTGTTATTTTCAGCAATAAGTGGATACTTTATAACAAAAAAAGCATTTAAACCAATAGAAAAAATAAGGGGAGCTGTGGAGAAAATAAATGAGGGAAATGATTTGACACAAAGAATTAATATTGGAGAAGGAAATGATGAAATTTATACTTTGGCAAATACATTTGATACAATGTTTGACAGACTGCAAAGTTCCTTTGAAAGAGAAGCACAGTTTACATCAGATGTTTCACACGAGCTGCGGACACCTGTATCAATTATAATTTCCGAATGTGAATACGGTCTTGAAAATCTCACTTCAATAGAAAATGCCAGAAATACAATTTCTTCTGTGCTTGATGAAACTAAAAAGATGTCAAAATTAATTTCACAGCTTCTGACTTTATCGAGAATGGACAGAGGAAATCAGAAACTTAATTTTGATAAAATAAATATAAGTGAAATGGCACATCTTATTGCTGACAGTCAGCAACATAATGCAGACAGTAAAAATATAAAAATTCATTCTGAAATAGAGGAAGATATTTTTATTGTTGGCGATGAGACCATGATTATGAGAATTTTTGTAAATTTAATTTCAAATGCAGTTAACTATGGTTATGAAAATGGAAACATATGGATAAAACTGTCACAGGATAAAAATTTTGCAATATGTAAAATTATTGATGATGGAATCGGTATAGAAAAAGAAGATATACCTAAAATATGGGGGCGATTTTATCAGGTGGAAAGTTCTAGAACAACAGAAAATATAGGGCTTGGATTATCAATGGTAAAATGGATTATAGAGGCACATAACGGAGAGATTTATGTGGAAAGTGAAATTGGAAAAGGAAGTTCGTTTGTATTTAAGTTGAAAAAGGAGGGAAAATGA
- a CDS encoding response regulator transcription factor, translating into MRLLVVEDEKKLNELITKKLKKEYYGVDSCFDGEEAIRYVEGTEYDAIILDIMLPKLDGFEVIKRIRAKKNKVPILLLTARDNIDDKVKGLDYGADDYLVKPFIFEELMARIRVLLRRNSGNADNVVTIANLKVDLDAKTVFRDDILIKLSAREYSVLEYLIRNKGKILSRERIEDHIWNYDYEGGTNVIDVYIRYLRKKIDDNYTPKLIHTIRGLGYVLRVDNENE; encoded by the coding sequence ATGAGATTACTAGTTGTAGAAGATGAAAAGAAGTTGAACGAACTTATTACAAAAAAGCTTAAAAAGGAATATTATGGAGTTGACAGCTGTTTTGACGGAGAGGAAGCAATCAGATACGTGGAAGGAACTGAATATGATGCAATAATTCTAGATATTATGCTTCCAAAACTTGATGGATTTGAAGTGATTAAAAGAATAAGGGCAAAGAAAAATAAAGTTCCAATACTGCTTTTAACTGCAAGAGACAATATAGATGATAAAGTGAAAGGGCTAGATTATGGAGCAGACGACTATCTTGTAAAACCTTTTATCTTTGAAGAACTTATGGCCCGTATCCGTGTGCTTTTAAGACGTAATTCCGGAAATGCCGATAATGTAGTTACAATAGCTAATCTTAAGGTTGACCTTGATGCTAAAACAGTTTTCAGGGATGACATACTTATAAAACTCTCAGCTAGGGAATATTCTGTTTTGGAATACTTAATACGAAATAAAGGAAAAATTTTATCAAGAGAAAGAATAGAAGATCACATATGGAATTATGACTATGAAGGTGGAACCAATGTTATAGATGTTTACATCAGATATTTGAGGAAAAAGATTGATGACAACTATACTCCGAAACTTATTCATACCATTCGTGGATTGGGTTATGTCCTGAGGGTCGATAATGAAAATGAATAA
- a CDS encoding GTPase, with protein sequence MKQINGKRAILENGILRKEVKFGFSKAAFFLGFIYPLIKGDYMTAVIAFVVIGTAGLIFFPLIFILSAIFGLKYNEMYVKKLIKQGWYPFSEEDAQVLKMNGILFNDTNNSFRSNGGRVMKEAENCETQQSGKTEAIEFKETKNNSNFRDMNNNSIDNVNTSNSYNNPSNPETNYKNRTIQKFVARLIGGGLVSLVLGVFTANIVLILLGAGLTGGGAFLAVKNKDKIKWK encoded by the coding sequence ATGAAACAGATAAATGGAAAAAGAGCAATTTTGGAAAATGGGATTTTAAGAAAAGAAGTAAAGTTTGGATTTTCAAAGGCAGCATTTTTTTTGGGATTTATATATCCTTTAATTAAAGGGGATTATATGACTGCCGTAATTGCTTTTGTCGTAATTGGTACGGCTGGGCTGATATTTTTCCCATTGATATTTATTTTATCAGCTATATTTGGACTTAAATATAATGAAATGTATGTCAAAAAACTTATTAAACAAGGATGGTATCCATTTTCAGAAGAAGATGCACAGGTTTTGAAAATGAATGGAATTTTATTTAATGATACAAATAATTCTTTTAGAAGTAATGGAGGAAGAGTGATGAAAGAAGCTGAAAATTGTGAAACACAACAATCAGGAAAAACTGAAGCTATCGAATTTAAGGAAACTAAGAATAATAGTAATTTTCGTGATATGAATAACAATAGTATTGACAATGTAAATACTAGCAATTCTTATAATAATCCAAGTAATCCTGAAACGAATTATAAAAACCGTACAATTCAGAAATTTGTGGCAAGATTAATCGGTGGTGGACTTGTTTCGCTTGTTCTAGGTGTTTTTACGGCAAATATTGTTTTAATTCTTTTAGGAGCTGGACTGACAGGTGGAGGAGCATTTTTAGCTGTAAAAAATAAGGATAAAATAAAATGGAAATAA
- a CDS encoding ABC transporter ATP-binding protein, whose product MNILNVNDLNVYYGGIHAIKNISFQIKKGEIVSLIGANGAGKTSTLHAISGLVPIKSGEISLSGENVTNIDAYKLVSRGMAHVPEGRRIFTELTVLENLEMGAFTRNDTDQIKKDMEHMFSLFPRLAERKKQLAGTMSGGEQQMLAMARALMSNPSLLLLDEPSMGLAPLLVQEIFNIIVRINKEENVTVLLVEQNANMALSIADRGYVLETGKIILEGTGKELLTNPEIKKAYLGG is encoded by the coding sequence GTGAATATTTTAAATGTAAATGATTTAAATGTATATTATGGCGGAATTCATGCTATAAAAAACATTTCATTTCAGATAAAAAAAGGTGAAATCGTTTCTCTAATTGGTGCAAATGGTGCTGGAAAAACCTCCACACTTCACGCTATTTCAGGGCTTGTACCAATAAAATCAGGAGAAATTTCGCTAAGCGGAGAAAATGTAACTAATATTGATGCATACAAACTTGTCAGCCGTGGAATGGCACACGTGCCAGAAGGACGTAGAATCTTTACAGAACTGACTGTACTGGAAAACTTGGAAATGGGAGCATTCACGAGAAACGACACAGATCAAATAAAAAAAGATATGGAACATATGTTTTCATTATTCCCAAGACTTGCTGAACGTAAAAAACAATTGGCAGGAACAATGAGTGGAGGAGAACAGCAAATGTTGGCAATGGCAAGAGCCTTAATGTCAAATCCTTCACTACTATTGTTAGATGAGCCGTCAATGGGGCTAGCACCATTATTAGTGCAGGAAATTTTCAACATAATTGTAAGAATTAATAAAGAAGAAAACGTAACTGTGCTGTTAGTAGAACAAAATGCCAATATGGCACTATCAATTGCAGACAGAGGCTACGTTCTGGAAACTGGGAAAATAATTCTGGAAGGAACAGGGAAGGAACTGCTTACAAATCCTGAAATTAAGAAGGCTTATCTGGGAGGATAG
- a CDS encoding YARHG domain-containing protein, producing MQNISTSNSEKGTAFIEKDISEIRINTDELVKSRIGEKWIKQNMMYDNKNDRYYLNDLQVLKLIEDIVIQNNKYEFLDAFSKDELGLLRNIIFARKGYIYKRGKYKEYFSNKSWYNPSIENENDIKLTVKEKELIEKIQKYENIK from the coding sequence ATGCAAAATATTAGTACTTCAAATTCTGAAAAGGGGACTGCTTTTATAGAAAAAGATATTTCAGAAATAAGAATAAATACAGATGAATTAGTAAAATCACGTATAGGAGAAAAATGGATTAAACAAAACATGATGTACGATAATAAAAATGATAGATATTATTTAAATGATTTACAAGTTTTAAAACTTATTGAAGATATAGTAATCCAAAATAATAAATATGAATTTTTAGATGCCTTTTCAAAAGATGAATTAGGGCTTTTACGAAATATAATATTTGCAAGAAAAGGATATATTTATAAAAGAGGTAAATATAAAGAATATTTTTCAAATAAAAGTTGGTATAACCCCTCTATTGAAAATGAAAATGATATAAAACTAACGGTTAAAGAAAAAGAATTAATAGAAAAAATTCAAAAATATGAAAATATAAAGTAA
- a CDS encoding threonine aldolase family protein has product MTGYGADKYCESAKVKIRKACESENADVYFLVGGTQTNALVINSMLQSYEGVIAAETGHISVHEAGAIELTGHKVLTLSHHNGKIDVNEVKGYLQTFYADKNHEHMVFPGMVYISHPTEYGTLYTKNELTEISEICKKYKIPLFLDGARLAYGLMAKDTDVILPDIARLCDVFYFGGTKVGALLGEAVVFTKNNTPKNFVTRINSIGIVCKGKTAWTAV; this is encoded by the coding sequence TTGACAGGATATGGAGCTGATAAATACTGTGAAAGTGCGAAAGTAAAAATCAGGAAAGCTTGTGAATCGGAAAATGCAGATGTTTATTTTTTAGTTGGTGGAACACAGACTAACGCACTTGTGATAAATTCGATGCTGCAGTCTTATGAAGGTGTAATTGCGGCTGAAACGGGGCATATTAGTGTGCATGAAGCTGGAGCAATTGAACTTACAGGGCATAAAGTTTTGACTTTGTCACATCATAATGGAAAAATCGATGTTAATGAAGTGAAGGGATATTTACAGACATTTTATGCGGATAAAAATCACGAACATATGGTTTTTCCTGGAATGGTTTATATTTCACACCCAACAGAATATGGCACTTTGTATACAAAAAATGAATTAACAGAAATTTCAGAAATTTGTAAAAAATATAAGATTCCGTTATTTTTGGATGGAGCAAGGCTGGCATACGGGCTTATGGCAAAGGATACGGATGTTATACTTCCAGATATTGCACGGCTTTGTGATGTTTTTTATTTTGGAGGAACAAAAGTTGGAGCATTGCTTGGAGAAGCAGTTGTTTTTACCAAAAATAACACACCAAAGAATTTTGTAACAAGAATAAACAGCATAGGTATTGTTTGCAAAGGGAAGACTGCTTGGACTGCAGTTTGA
- a CDS encoding OmpA family protein translates to MEKKSKITAMLSVLLVSAPTTAKKITTSNLRDNAMRTTAVEVDGTEIEQLDIAKEEKNTNNTDIIVLDANKLKFDFNSATIKEEYTPILEKLKNYIEAKNEKISIIGYTDSKGTKEYNKELSLRRAESLEEKLIELGLSPEKIIETKGNGDNSPIASNDTEEGRAINRRIEVQFIR, encoded by the coding sequence ATGGAGAAAAAATCGAAAATTACAGCAATGTTATCTGTATTATTAGTTTCTGCTCCGACTACAGCTAAAAAAATTACAACATCAAATTTACGTGATAACGCAATGAGAACGACTGCAGTCGAAGTTGATGGAACAGAGATAGAACAATTAGACATCGCTAAGGAAGAGAAAAATACTAATAATACTGATATTATAGTATTGGATGCAAATAAATTAAAATTTGACTTTAACAGTGCTACAATAAAGGAAGAGTACACTCCGATATTAGAAAAATTAAAAAACTATATAGAAGCTAAAAATGAAAAAATCTCAATTATTGGGTATACTGATTCTAAAGGTACTAAAGAATACAATAAGGAATTATCTTTACGAAGAGCAGAAAGTCTGGAAGAAAAACTGATAGAATTAGGACTTTCGCCTGAAAAAATTATTGAAACAAAAGGAAATGGAGATAATAGCCCAATCGCTTCAAATGACACAGAAGAAGGAAGAGCAATAAATAGACGTATTGAGGTTCAATTTATTCGGTAA
- a CDS encoding copper homeostasis protein CutC: MRKYTLEICVDSVESAINAQRGGATRLELCSNLIIGGTTPTKSLFEEVRKNVNIPINILIRPRFGDFLYSDYEVNIIRNEIKMFKELGADGIVVGILTKNGEIDLYNMKKFIDEAHGTPITFHRAFDVCKNPIEAFYQLHELGIQNILTSGQAQNCLKGKKLLKELVGLSNKNNKSKTEILVGAGLNMENIGEIANSTGATNFHFSAKTIKQSKMEYKKQDVNMGLKEFNEFEILETDEKLVKEMTDYLRNL; this comes from the coding sequence ATGAGAAAATATACTCTTGAAATATGTGTAGATAGCGTGGAATCAGCAATAAATGCCCAAAGAGGTGGAGCTACAAGGCTGGAGCTTTGCAGTAACTTAATAATTGGAGGAACTACACCTACAAAAAGTCTATTTGAAGAAGTAAGGAAAAATGTGAATATACCAATAAACATATTAATACGTCCCCGATTTGGAGATTTTTTGTATTCAGATTATGAGGTAAATATTATAAGAAATGAAATAAAAATGTTTAAAGAATTGGGAGCAGATGGCATAGTTGTAGGAATTTTGACTAAAAATGGAGAAATTGATTTATATAATATGAAAAAATTTATAGATGAAGCTCACGGAACGCCAATAACATTTCATAGGGCCTTTGATGTGTGTAAAAATCCGATAGAGGCATTTTATCAGTTACATGAACTGGGAATTCAGAATATATTAACATCTGGGCAAGCACAAAATTGTTTAAAAGGTAAAAAATTATTGAAGGAATTAGTTGGACTTTCAAATAAAAATAACAAAAGTAAAACTGAAATACTTGTCGGGGCAGGATTAAATATGGAAAATATTGGTGAAATAGCAAATTCTACAGGGGCAACCAATTTTCACTTTTCTGCCAAAACAATAAAGCAAAGTAAAATGGAATACAAAAAACAAGATGTAAATATGGGACTAAAAGAGTTTAATGAGTTTGAAATTCTGGAAACAGATGAAAAGTTAGTGAAGGAAATGACTGATTATTTACGAAATTTATAG